ggaaaatgtatattttgtatttagtcagtttatgatttttcttcctttattaaatTCTTACTGTAAAAGACTTACTTTGTTTTTTCGTTAAAACAGAGCCACCAAGCCTGAATGGCAGCTTgattaaaaattgcattttatgaTTCCTTGAGCCCTCTTTAGGATTCGCATGTTAGAAGTAAAAATACTCTAGCTCTAGCTATGTTTTTTGTTGCTCTGAGGACCTTGAAGGGAACATAACCACTCCAGTGCTTTTTgtaactctgattttttttcaaaaaaaagtaaCCTAAAAacaaccatcaaaaaaaaaatccatgcttcaggatttgatGAATTCTTGGGAAGGATTTTCTGCCTCTTGTTGGTTGTGGAATTTTTTTCCCTGGAAAAAATTGTAGAGATGCTTGAAGACGTGGTATTCagttggcgagaggtcaggtgCATATCTTATCCTTACACGCAAATATCACAGTCATTCACTTCCTCCCAGTGTAGAAATCCCCAGTGTGCGCTCCTCATTCACTCTGCATGAAGGTGTCTTCTCCATTCATACAGCTGTgttcttctccattatggtttctGGTTGTCAATTTCCCCTTACGATTGCAAACCACCAACTAAAAGCGGAACCTGAGTGAAAGTTCTAGATCTGTCAGACACTGTCCTATGACTTCACCTGCTCTGCCTGCCAAGCACTGCAGGTCCAGACTGTCCAGCCTCCCAGAGAAACACAGTAAATAGAGGGAACCCCGCCCCACAGTGAACAATGGTGGAGACACCAGGGGCTCCTTGGAGGatctgctcctgctaagtcacttcagtcgtgtccgactctgtgcaaccccatagacggcagccccccagactccgccatccatgggattctccaggcaagaacactggagtgggttgccatttccttctccaatgcatgaaagtgagaagtcaaagtgaagtcgctcagtcatgtccgactctttgtgatcccatggaccgcagcctaccaggctcctctgtctgtgggattttccaggcaagagtactggagtgggtgccattgccttctcctctgagtGTCTACCTAGGCTAATCCATGTGCTGGTTGCACTAGGAGGAACTCACCTGGTTCAGGAATCTCATTTGAGAAAAGCCCAAAACACTGGACACTTGGAGTTGAAAGTCAGCAGCAGCTTGAGAACTTGGAAGGAGAACAGAGATGTTTAAAGTGTTCACTGGAGCAGCAGCGGGTCCTCACGACACAGAACAACACAGATGAACTACACTGAGGCAAGTGCTTCTCCACAACATTCCTGTTCAGAGACTGAGAAGACTGAAGTGATGCTGAGAGCACAGAGACAGAGCACGAGTGCCTGGCCAccagctgtgtccccagcacGGGTGACGTTCACACCACAGCAGCCTGCAGAGTCCTGGAAGGCACGAGGGCCACTCCCGTCACAGCTGCAGACTTGTTTCTTCCTTAGGACCCAGCAAGTTATCACAGAGCAGAGCAAGAGGTGCTTGGGGATAATGCAATCCAAAGAAGTTCTTAAATTCCATCATGGTGTCTTTGCATCTCTGAGAgacaaacaaaatcaaacaagatTGAATAGAAGGGGCACAGGCAGGGCTTTTAATACGTTTAGCAACAGTGGGACAGAGCTTTCCTTGTAGAACATATGTTAGTAACGTGAACACTGGAAGAATACAATTTCTCAAAGTAACAAAGATCTTTGTGGAAATTCATGTATTTAATGTAGGCAATCTTCAGGACATTGATGAATCAGTCATCTTTCTCTTCGTTCCAGCTGGGACATATAGCACTCAGTAGCTATATGTAAAGTTGGAGggacttttgaaataattttattttttattcatttttcactgtgctgtgtcttcattgcctCCTggactttcctctagttgtggcaaaggtgggtcctctctagttgtggtgcacaggcttctcactgtggtagctcctcttgttggggagcacaggctccggTGCACTTGGCTTTGGTAGTGGGGGTCCCGGGGTCTAGCGCACAGGGCAATAGTTGCGGCACACGGCTCAGCTGTTCTGCAGCATGTGCATCCTCTAGGACCGCATGTGGTCctattggcaggtgggctcctcaccactgagccaccatggaagcccctcaGGGAACATGTAAAGTACATTGAGAGGTTTGGAAACCTTCCTGAGGATTAGGGTCCTAAACAAGTAAAAAACATTCTGATATTACTGCTAAAAATATCGTttcattaacaaattattttctaaataacctTTTCATGTCAGTTCTATAGTATTACTTAATGATGTTTAATAGGTTGagctagaaattttttaaaaagataactataCAAGGCTTTGAGGCTTACTTCACAATTCAAGCCAGTTTCTCCCTGCCAAGGAGAAAAATGTTCACTGCTTCTGTCCAGGAAGCACACGTGCACTTCCATCTTGGTCACACACAGGCCTCCTCAACACCCACATCTTGACCTGAAGTTGGGAAATAGAGTAGCGGTTCTTCACTGGACTCCATCAGTAGACACCAGGATGATCCGGCTGGACTGGAGGTGAGAAACACAGGTGTCTTCCTTGAGAATGAGAACAGCAGGTTACCTGAGGAGGTGTCCTGGAAGGGGTCCTtgtcaaccaaaaaaaaacacacccaaaAACATGACTCCCCAGAGTTCATTTTATTGGGAGGACTTGCTGAGGACTACAGGCCAGAGGACAGCCTCCcctcagctctgaggaactgctccacaGATGTAGAAGAGGTCAGTATGCATGCGACTGTGGTGAAGGGGTGACGTGCAGATAATCTCACACCTTGGGAGAAAGTGGCTGAGAATCAGGAGGAACAGATGTCTCTCTGAAAGATTTTAAAGCTTTTCTACCCATGAGAATTTGTAAAAATTGGGTTCATCAATTTTCTCCCGAAATTATTTAACTATCAGAAGGCCTGTTGtgtcagttttcccagagcacagagcgcCTCGTTCCTGATCTCAACCCTGAACTCCTATCAGGGCGTGTTGGAGGTCAGGGACTGCAGTGGGTAGAGACTTCATTCTGCAGAACCTGATGCGGAaagatgttttcattgtcatcctGAAGGAGAAACGTCAGAACTCATGTGGTGAGAAACTGTTACCTGCTTTTTCTTTgttcacattggagaaggaaatggcaacccactccagtgttcttgcctggagaatcccagggtcaggggagcctggtgagctgccgtctatgaggtcgcacagggtcggacacgactgaagcaacttagcagcagcagcagcagcaagctcacAAGAAAGTTCAAGAGGTTTAAATACATAGAAAGTAAGGCTTACCTCTCATAgggttaataaaattattttactatatttcaCTGAAGAAACCACTCATAAAAGCTTAGACTTCGAGGAGGCTTGTGTGATCGgacttccccaactagggattaaAATcaggtcacagcagtgaaagtgctggatcctaaccactagacaatGAGCAAACTCCTGCTTTACTTTTAGCTGGCAGAACAATCTACTCCCTTCCAACTACTTAATAGTGATTTTCTCTAGTTATGATTAGATCATAATTTTGCGGACTTCAGACTACACACTGTGGCCCTACAAAATAATAGGTCATGACCCTTTGGCATCTGAAATGGATTAAGGGGTCTTTTTCAACTCACTCTCCTCCTCACTTATTTCATTGGTTCCTTAATGTCATGTCCGTTTGcagccttccttttttttttttttttttaaattggattgttcaGACAAATCAAAGCCCCCAAGGTTTGCTCTTGAATCTTTGCTATGATTGGAATAGTTCATTTCTctagatttatatttttctccagGAGTATAAGTAAGTGGGACCCTAAGAGTTAATGAGAGGATTCAGTTAAAATTCTAAAGAACTTGAAAAGTGACTAGTCCATTAGTAGCAGGCAATAAAATTcagcaattatttttaatatcataattaCTATTATCCAGATTAAGTTCAGGATGTTTTGGAATCATTTAATTCTATTTCATTCTAGTTTTTTTCAAAGCATCTTCTCACTGCCTGAGTGGATTTACTACCTAGACAGATGCTCAGCAAGGCTGGTCTCTAAGACACTGCCAGTGAGGGTTAGTATTCCAGCAACTGGCATTCTACTTGTCCATCTCTTGTTAGGTGATGGGCTtgacttcttccttctctcctgaaACTAATCCTACGTGCATTAATCGAAAGAAAAATGAGGTAGCTGATCTTGCAAAGCAAAGGACAGTCACTTGACCTGGACTTGACTTTCGTGAGCTTCTGTCAGAAGCAGCCATGGCCCAGCAATAAGCCTTTCTGTTGTTCACACTGGCCTCATGCTTCCCCTCTGCCACAGCTCATCCCCAGCTGTGCTGCACTGAAGTTTGCTAACTCAGAAGACATCATTGTGTCGGGGAAAACCACTTCCCTTCATTCATATTCAGACATTCAGACTTAgattagttttctttttgccCACAAAACAACTGTGCAGTTTTATTTTATAGGAAAGTAGCAAAGggaaacaacaaccaaaaaaaaactaaagtcttaAATATGATAGAGCTACAGCCCCTCTGCCTTTCCTTACTTCgctttatttttcttacctcAACGTGATTTAGAACTAGAACAGGAGCAGCAAGACAAATCCTGGCCAAAAAGTCACTAAATGAATGTAGAAACTAAGTGAAAAAGTATACTCAAGTAAAGGAAAGAAGGCTATTTCTCCCTGAACCAGTAGCCTGGTTCTCACTGTCCTTCATTctcagagggagaaagagacagaggaacagagatgCCCACTGGAATCAACGGCCTGAATGAATGACTGACACTCACTAGATTCTGTGACATAAGCTTCCAGTGAGAAACACCATCACTGAATCTCCTTCCTCCAGCTCTGAAACTCTGAGCAGAAAAGTGTTGAACAGTTTAAGTAAAACTGTTGAATAATAAAAACGTTCTCATTTGATTGACACATATTTAATTGGATGGGTACATTGGAAGTTATTGGGAATAGGTAAAATTAACACTTTAAACTGATGACATTTTCTTTGATCATGTTgtgaatacataaatgaaaatcaaaaaaggaagtgaaagtgtattacaacaattagaaaatgaaaattaccaTGTTCCCTATTTAATGGCCTTGCTTAGAAAGCATGGCATCAGAGAACCTACCTCAAGGTTCCACCAGACGCTGCCTCAGCCAGGCCAGTGGCCACCTCATCTTCCCCATGGCCTTCGTGCTCTCTCTACTGATGGCCCTGGTGCTGGTCAGCTATGGCCCGGGAGGATCCCTGGGCTGTGACCTGTCTCAGAACCACGTGCTGGTTGGCAGGCAGAACCTCAGGCTCCTGGGCCAAATGAGGAGACTCTCCCCTCGCTTCTGTCTGCAGGAAAGAAAACACTTCGCTTacccccaggagatggtggagggcgGCCAGCTCCAGGAGGCCCAGGCCATCTCTGTGCTCCACGAGATGCTCCAGCAGAGCTTCAACCTCTTCCACACAGAGCGCTCCTCTGCTGCCTGGGACACCACCCTCCTGGAGCAGCTCCGCACTGGACTCCATCAGCAGCTGGACGACCTCGACGCCTGCCTGGGCCCGGTGACAGGAGAGGAAGACTCTGCCCTGGGAAGGACGGGCCCCACACTGGCCGTGAAGAAGTACTTCCAGGGCATCCATGTCTACCTGAAAGAGAAGGAATACAGTGACTGCGCCTGGGAAATCGTCATAGTGGAAATCATGAGATCCTTGTCTTCATCAGCCAACTTGCAAGAAAGGTTAAGAATGATGGATGGAGACCTGAACTCACCTTGACATGACTCTCACTGACTAAGATGCCACATCACCTTTGCACGCTCCCCTGAGGTCATTTCAGAAGAGTCTGATTTCTGCTTTAGCCACAATGTTTCTTGAATTCAATCAATAGTACTTTCTCAGTAGCAATAAGCAAGTAGATATAAAAAGTATTCAACTGCACGGGGATCAGTCCATAAGGGATGACTGCCGTGatgttatttatgtttatttacgtatttattttatctcatcatatttatattttcatgtaaAAACGTTTGTCTGCATtgtaataaaatttagaaaatatgttcATTTCCTTAATCttctaatttgttttatttattaatttcttatgaaagtaaatttcttttttcattgagaAGAACTAAATACTTGTTTTGTCTACATAAACCTATCGTGGAATAGCATTTGTCCATTTATACTACAGAATAGTCATATCACTTTTCAGGAAATGATTGTCAAA
This is a stretch of genomic DNA from Bos javanicus breed banteng chromosome 8, ARS-OSU_banteng_1.0, whole genome shotgun sequence. It encodes these proteins:
- the LOC133252537 gene encoding interferon omega-1-like, whose product is MASENLPQGSTRRCLSQASGHLIFPMAFVLSLLMALVLVSYGPGGSLGCDLSQNHVLVGRQNLRLLGQMRRLSPRFCLQERKHFAYPQEMVEGGQLQEAQAISVLHEMLQQSFNLFHTERSSAAWDTTLLEQLRTGLHQQLDDLDACLGPVTGEEDSALGRTGPTLAVKKYFQGIHVYLKEKEYSDCAWEIVIVEIMRSLSSSANLQERLRMMDGDLNSP